The genome window TATTAAATTAATTTAGAATAAATTAAAATAATGAAATAGCTTTGTCAAAATTTTCAAAATGAAAAAAGTAACAATAGTACTTTCATTATTATATGCGTGCATTACTTCTGCACAAGAAAAAGATTCAATACAGACAAATACATTAGGCGAAGTAATTATCAATACTTTTATAAAAAAAGATACCGATACTTCAAATAAAATGCCGTTGAAGTTTATCGAGAATCCTCAAGTTTTTTCGAGTATTGATAAATCAGTTTTAGATCATCAAGTTATTTTTACAGTAGACGATGCTTATCGTAATGTAACTGGTTTACAAAAAATGTGGAATTCTACCGGTCGATCTGGAGATGGAGGAGCTTATGTTACTTTAAGAGGTTTTGTTTCCAACAACTCTTTACGTAACGGTTTGGTAGCCCCTGTTTCTACTACAATAGATGCTGTAAACTTAGAAAGATTAGAAGTATTGAAAGGTCCTTCTGCTACAATGTTTGGTAGTAATGTTACGTCTTATGGAGGTGTTGTAAATAGAATTACAAAAAAACCGCATGAAAATTTTGATGGATCAGTAAGTATTGCAGGTGGAAGTTATAATTACTACCGTGCATCTGCAGATATTAATGCTCCAGTTACGAATGATAATAAATTAATGTTTAGAGTCAATACAGCGTATACAAATTCTGGTACTTTTCAGAAAAAAAATAGTGGAAATGAATATTTTGCTTTTGCTCCATCATTACGTTACAAACCGAATGATCGATTAGATATCAACGTTGATCTTGAAATGTACGAAAATAATGCAATGGCTGAGCAGATGTTTTTTTACTTAGCAGGTAATCCTTCTTTAGGGATTAATAATATGAAAGATTTTGAAAGAGTTTTGGGATTAGATTACAAACAATCTTATGTTGGAGATGGTCTTAAAGCCAAATCAAAAGTCAGAAATTTATTTGGTCAAATAAATTATAAAATTAACGATCATATTAAATCATCTACGAATATTAGTAATGCTTATTCTCAATCGAATGGATTTAGCCCATATTTTTATGTTGCTCCAGAAAGTACTTATACTAAAAATCCATTAGATACAGAATTAGGCGTTATGCGTGCAGATCAATCAACAAGAGATAGTAAAAAAACAATTTTCCAATTACAACAAAATTTTAATTTCGATTATACATTTGGTAAAATGAGAAATAGAACGGTTGTTGGTTTAGATTATATGCAAACCAAAAATAATCAAATGTTTATTTCTGGTGATTTTGATTGGGTTCCGTTTAAAAATGGAAATTATTCAAACATGAATAATCATACTTTACAAGATTTTTATAATACTTCGAATTCGGTTGGTGAATATCCAATAATAGGTGAATTAAATACGTATAGTGCTTATATATCAAATGTTTTTACACCAGTACAAGGATTAAATATTTTAGCTTCTATTCGTTACGAGAATAACGATTCTAAAAGAGGTAATTTATATAATAACCCAACAGAACCATATTCACAATCAGCTTGGTCTCCAAAGTTTGGATTTGTATATGAATTTGTTCCAACTAAATTCTCTGTTTTTGGTAATTACCAAAATAGTTTCAAAAGCAATGGATATTATGCCATAGATAAAGAAAATACTCAAGTTCTTTCTGATCCTGAAAAAGGAAATCAATTTGAAGGAGGTTTTAAAATGAATATTTTTAATAATAAAATTAATGCGACCTTAAGTTATTATAATATCAATGTCAAAAATTCTTTATTATATACAGGAGAATATACTGATACTTTTCAATCTGTTCAATCACAATCAGGAAAGGTAAAAAGTGAAGGGGTAGAATTAGAGCTTAATGCTTATCTAGTGAAAGGATTTTCGCTAGTAGGAGGTTTGGCTTATAATAATGCAAAAATTGAAGAAAATCCAACAGATACTTCTTTAGAAGGAACAAGACCTACAACTGCTGGTTCTGAGTGGTTAGCAAATTTTAATGCAAGTTATCAATTCTTAGATGGTAAAATAAAAGGATTAGGATTCGGAATTGGAGCAAACTATGCGAGCAAAAATCAAGTAAATAGCACCTTTTATTTACCAGAATATTTTATCGTAAATGCAAATGCTTTTTTCGATGCGAAGAAATTTAGAATAGGTGTAAAAGTAGATAATCTAACAAATGAACATTATTGGATTGGTTATACAACAGCAAATCCACAACAGTTAGTAAATGTTTCGGGAAGTCTTACATATAAATTTTAATCAAAAATGGCTTCCAAGCAAAAATCATCAAAAAAAGTAGGAAAACTGAAAAAAATATTTGGTAAACTACATCTCTGGTTTGGGTTAATTATTGGATTAATAATTTTTGTTGTTTCAGTAACTGGGGCGTTATATGTTTTCAAAGATGAATTTGAAAATATTGCGCGTAAGGATGTTATCTATCATCAAGAAAAAGATGTAGAGAATAAGAAAGTTATCCCAATTCGTCAACTTGAAAAATTAGTTGACGAACAAACCCAAGAAAAATATCCTATTCATTGGGTAAATATACCAATGGATAAAAACATGTCTTATATGTTCTATTGGTATGAACATGATGTAAATGCTTGGAATTATTTTGATGAATTTCCTATTTATAAACAAGCTTATGTAAATCCTTATACAGGTAAAGTTTTAAGAGTTTATGATGAAAAAAATGGCTTTTTTAATATCGTAAAAATGATACATTGGAGTTTCTTATTAAAACAGAGCTGGGGAAGCTATGTGGTAGGAATTCCTGTTATTATCTTTATTTTTATGTTAATTAGCGGTATTGTATTATGGTGGCCAAAAAATAAAGCTGCTAAAAAACAACGCTTCTGGTTCAGATGGAAAAACATAAATAATTGGAAACGTAAAAATTATGATCTTCATAATATCTTAGGTTTTTATTCTTC of Empedobacter falsenii contains these proteins:
- a CDS encoding TonB-dependent siderophore receptor, whose product is MKKVTIVLSLLYACITSAQEKDSIQTNTLGEVIINTFIKKDTDTSNKMPLKFIENPQVFSSIDKSVLDHQVIFTVDDAYRNVTGLQKMWNSTGRSGDGGAYVTLRGFVSNNSLRNGLVAPVSTTIDAVNLERLEVLKGPSATMFGSNVTSYGGVVNRITKKPHENFDGSVSIAGGSYNYYRASADINAPVTNDNKLMFRVNTAYTNSGTFQKKNSGNEYFAFAPSLRYKPNDRLDINVDLEMYENNAMAEQMFFYLAGNPSLGINNMKDFERVLGLDYKQSYVGDGLKAKSKVRNLFGQINYKINDHIKSSTNISNAYSQSNGFSPYFYVAPESTYTKNPLDTELGVMRADQSTRDSKKTIFQLQQNFNFDYTFGKMRNRTVVGLDYMQTKNNQMFISGDFDWVPFKNGNYSNMNNHTLQDFYNTSNSVGEYPIIGELNTYSAYISNVFTPVQGLNILASIRYENNDSKRGNLYNNPTEPYSQSAWSPKFGFVYEFVPTKFSVFGNYQNSFKSNGYYAIDKENTQVLSDPEKGNQFEGGFKMNIFNNKINATLSYYNINVKNSLLYTGEYTDTFQSVQSQSGKVKSEGVELELNAYLVKGFSLVGGLAYNNAKIEENPTDTSLEGTRPTTAGSEWLANFNASYQFLDGKIKGLGFGIGANYASKNQVNSTFYLPEYFIVNANAFFDAKKFRIGVKVDNLTNEHYWIGYTTANPQQLVNVSGSLTYKF
- a CDS encoding PepSY-associated TM helix domain-containing protein, with the translated sequence MASKQKSSKKVGKLKKIFGKLHLWFGLIIGLIIFVVSVTGALYVFKDEFENIARKDVIYHQEKDVENKKVIPIRQLEKLVDEQTQEKYPIHWVNIPMDKNMSYMFYWYEHDVNAWNYFDEFPIYKQAYVNPYTGKVLRVYDEKNGFFNIVKMIHWSFLLKQSWGSYVVGIPVIIFIFMLISGIVLWWPKNKAAKKQRFWFRWKNINNWKRKNYDLHNILGFYSSIFALIFSITGLFYAFFFIQAAIYVIFSGGNTTYPDFSHIKTTAPIELRQESTLDKIIETVKTNYPNSYGFSIDLGHEHMDDHEHPNFEVYVAHKKQVYYSSSSLIFDENSGELLHIHDPKDKNFGEKVVGANYDIHVGSILGLPTKILAFVVSLISASLPVTGFMIWWGRRKKKKKS